AGCATCAAGGGGACTCGATTCGGGGGTGTTGTACTTGACTGCTCTCGTGCGCCGCCGTATGGTTCCCACCATCTGGCGATCCAAGGGATTCACAGCCGCAGGGGTAGCATGCGCATTAGTTGCGTTAGCGCGGTAATTCTGGCTGGGGGCCGCAGCAGCCGGATGGGTGGGTTGGACAAGGCATTCATGCGCGTGGGCGGAAAGCCTGCCATAGAACGCACCGTTGGGCTTCTCCAGGAGTTGTTTGAAGAGATCATCGTGGTGACAAACAACCCTGAGAAGTACGCTCGCTTGTGCGGTGTCCATTTGACGCGAGACGTCTTCCTAGGCAAGGGGCCATTGGCTGGTTTCCATGCCGGGCTTGCCCGGGCTCGTTACCCCTACTGCTTTGTCGTGGCATGCGACATGCCGTTCCTAAGGCGAGAGCCGATCACTTTTCTTCACTCGCTTACCAGGGGCTTCGATGCCGTGGTGCCCGTTTGGGAAGGGGACGTTGAGCCATTGCACGCATTTTACGCAACAAGACTGGTGGACTTGGCGGGATCACTGCTGACCTCCGGCTCCTATGGCCTGAGATCGCTACTCTCCCGAATTACGGTTAGATACGTGGATGAGGAAGAAATGCGTGCGGTTCCCGGATCGGAAGAAGCTTTTCGAAACGTCAACACGCCCGCAGACGCACTCCGCTACGCAGTGGAGTTGTGATCTACGCGCACAACAAGCAAAAGCGGTGAGTGGCTCCGTCGCCAGTGAATCGAAACTCCGTCGCGCTCGAATCTCTCAACGTACTGGTTGGCCTATGACCAAGGATGAGGTATTGCGGAAAACTCTGGAGGATTGGACCTCGGGGCTTGGGCCCGTGGAGGCGCGAATTCAGCTGTTTGAGAGAATTCGCGAGATTCCATACGCGTATCCAGCGAGCCGGGATCCTATTACGGTACTTGAGAGTGGTAGGGGCTCAGGTTCGGGTAAGCATTATTTGTTGGGGGAATTATTTAGGCTCCTCGGGCTTCAGGTGA
The sequence above is a segment of the Candidatus Binatia bacterium genome. Coding sequences within it:
- a CDS encoding molybdenum cofactor guanylyltransferase — its product is MRISCVSAVILAGGRSSRMGGLDKAFMRVGGKPAIERTVGLLQELFEEIIVVTNNPEKYARLCGVHLTRDVFLGKGPLAGFHAGLARARYPYCFVVACDMPFLRREPITFLHSLTRGFDAVVPVWEGDVEPLHAFYATRLVDLAGSLLTSGSYGLRSLLSRITVRYVDEEEMRAVPGSEEAFRNVNTPADALRYAVEL